Proteins from one Hoplias malabaricus isolate fHopMal1 chromosome 2, fHopMal1.hap1, whole genome shotgun sequence genomic window:
- the fgb gene encoding fibrinogen beta chain, producing the protein MLSKMKFLLLLCLCVGGALAKPDIEYDDGEDDSDPQTVKVPKTTPAVPKTTPAPTENLGPRGHRPVQRGREIYTPVVAPPPPIGGRGRYGARPTTAPTKGPEEREEQPDSGGCTHASETMGVLCPTGCELKTALIKQERNVKPTVAQLKREVDSLSQTSNSVYRYVTDMTVEVTERQRVTDSNGQIVSQYTDDLETQHAYVKEAVDITFPQNIKVLQGVLDKIRENIQRIERAILDQKEKCAEPCKVSCPIPVVSGKDCEDIFRNGGETSQMYLVRPEVLQTPYKAYCDQTTQDGGWLLIQSRLDGSVDFGRRWDDYKRGFGNIAFDVGKGHCETPGEYWLGGDRISQLTKVGPTEILIEMQDWTGAKVYAKYQQFTVQGETSNYLLAVGKYSGTAGNTLLEGAKELFGENRTMTIHNGMMFSTYDRDNDRWVPGDPSKQCSKEDGGGWWYNSCHSANPNGRYYWGGSYTKYMAKHGTDDGVVWMNWKGSWYSLKAISMKIRPYFPGR; encoded by the exons ATGCTTTCCAAAATGAAGTTCCTCCTGttgctttgtttgtgtgttggtggggCACTGGCTAAGCCAGATATAGAATATGATGATGGGGAGGATGATTCG GATCCACAAACAGTAAAA GTGCCAAAAACAACCCCAGCA GTGCCCAAAACAACACCAGCA CCCACAGAAAACTTAGGTCCCCGAGGCCATCGCCCTGTTCAGAGAGGTCGTGAAATCTACACACCTGTTGTTGCTCCACCCCCTCCTATTGGTGGGCGTGGCCGTTATGGAGCACGACCCACTACTGCACCAACAAAAGGACCTGAGGAGAGGGAGGAGCAGCCAGACAGTGGGGGATGTACCCACGCATCTGAGACAATG GGGGTGCTATGTCCCACAGGCTGTGAACTGAAGACCGCTTTGATAAAGCAAGAGCGCAATGTAAAACCCACTGTAGCCCAGTTGAAGAGAGAAGTTGACAGCCTGTCCCAGACATCCAATTCTGTCTACAGATATGTGACAGACATGACTGTAGAGgtcacagagagacagagagtcacTGATA GCAATGGCCAAATTGTTAGCCAGTACACAGATGACCTGGAGACTCAGCATGCCTATGTGAAGGAGGCTGTGGACATCACCTTTCCCCAGAACATTAAAGTCCTACAGGGCGTTCTGGATAAGATTCGAGAAAATATCCAGCGCATTGAGAGGGCAATCCTAGACCAGAAGGAGAAGTGTGCAGAACCTTGCAAAGTCTCCTGCCCAATTCCTGTGGTTTCTGGCAAAGACTGTGAGGATATTTTCCGTAATGGAGGAGAAACATCTCAGATGTACCTGGTGCGACCAGAAGTCCTTCAAACACCTTACAAAGCCTACTGTGACCAGACAACCCAGGATGGAG gCTGGCTGCTTATCCAGAGTCGTTTGGATGGTAGTGTGGACTTTGGCAGGCGTTGGGATGATTACAAGAGAGGGTTTGGAAATATCGCCTTTGATGTCGGAAAAGGTCACTGCGAAACTCCTG GTGAGTACTGGCTGGGTGGTGACCGCATCAGTCAGTTGACCAAGGTGGGCCCAACTGAAATCCTGATTGAAATGCAGGACTGGACAGGCGCTAAGGTGTACGCTAAGTATCAACAGTTTACAGTGCAAGGGGAGACTTCCAACTACTTGCTGGCAGTGGGCAAGTACTCAGGCACAGCTGGAAACACACTCCTGGAAGGAGCAAAGGAGCTGTTTGGAGAAAACCGTACTATGACCATCCACAATGGCATGATGTTTAGTACATATGACAGAGACAATGACAGATG GGTACCTGGAGATCCTTCTAAACAGTGTTCAAAAGAAGATGGTGGTGGATGGTGGTACAATTCATGCCACTCAGCCAATCCTAATGGTCGATACTACTGGGGAGGTTCTTACACCAAGTATATGGCCAAACATGGAACAGACGATGGTGTGGTATGGATGAACTGGAAGGGCTCATGGTACTCACTAAAAGCCATCAGCATGAAGATCAGACCTTACTTTCCTGGTAGATAA
- the LOC136673630 gene encoding fibrinogen alpha chain: MSKYPMCTDEEEENKCPSGCRLQGLLDKVDEDILESINSICDKVHQYMSATSSAMLNSAQFYEAQRKIIVKTYMEELRYTEVAERLHRKLTRLQKKSLELTNELQSYHSQIWDQITELRRLEVDTDIKLRACKGSCKQTFDHTIDHEAFKNLEDNMARFDLLSTSQNPFNMDKKIKLQPVVRPPVSLAYRKIPLVREKLLTKFEDIEQNQVVLDELLEEMWTSDAKAKS, encoded by the exons ATGAGCAAATATCCAATGTGTactgatgaggaggag GAAAACAAGTGTCCATCGGGCTGTCGATTACAAGGTCTTCTTGATAAGGTGGACGAAGACATTCTTGAATCCATCAATAGTATCTGTGACAAGGTTCATCAATACATGAGTGCTACTTCATCTGCAATGCTTAACAGTGCACAGTTCTATGAAGCACAAAGAAAGATAATTGTCAAAACATACA TGGAAGAACTGAGATATACTGAGGTTGCTGAGAGACTTCACAGGAAACTGACACGTTTACAGAAAAAGTCCTTAGAGCTCACCAATGAACTTCAGAGCTACCACAGTCAAATCTGGGATCAAATTACGGAACTGAGACGACTTGAG GTGGACACTGACATTAAACTCCGTGCGTGCAAGGGTTCATGCAAGCAGACCTTTGATCATACTATTGATCATGAAGCCTTTAAAAACTTGGAAGACAACATGGCCAGATTTGACTTGCTCTCCACAAGCCAAAATCCATTCAATATGGACAAAAAAATCAAACTGCAACCTGTTGTTCGGCCCCCAGTGTCTCTTGCGTATCGAAAAATACCGCTGGTACGGGAAAAGCTCCTAACAAAATTTGAGGACATAGAGCAAAATCAAGTAGTTTTAGATGAGCTTCTAGAGGAAATGTGGACCTCGGATGCAAAAGCAAAGTCATAA
- the fga gene encoding fibrinogen alpha chain, producing the protein MKLQHSLLFLCVIFSTAWSQDEEGSVLGPRGPRPAEHGYKAEKCATEKEWPFCTDDDWGRKCPSGCRIQGLLDSSDHEILTKIEKIRKLLDEGRKLHRSADQVSKDTYTYLRERLLSSAGGDNRFADLAEQLRQRIVEMKIKIDRQLRVLDALKSQVKKQVIDMQRLEVDIDIKLRSCKGSCAKHTEFSVNKDGYVALEKQLDRLDSMRVQSVETVSSLRVMKSRPLKDVVLPSIYKAGLTGTERAEQRKPMFSDVGQQHLSLEAEGSTAESAATVSKVPTGTGPGSSSSSHSSCTKTVRKTVIRTKDGVQEKFEVVNTGPGCETLEELGVSDKDILASAKEGKDLTGDSFSIKVSSGDSKSITTFVRGDSELGGLGGDFFKGLGSSDQDRKSSSTSTSSSSSSSFSSSKTILTSGSKGFTSDRKSILSTFSPDIGDDLGAFLQGDVEDDLPDIHARSLKSRDERKTGFVGGDCVDILQSHATGGSSGLFKIKPAGSEEVVEVYCDQVTGLGGWVLVQQREDGSVNFNRTWEEYRVGFGKVDEQGRGEFWIGNHILHLLTQNESLLRVELQGWAGQEVYAEYNVKVGTEAEGFQLSVSSYTGDAGDALVQGHANMGSFLSHAGMKFSTFDKDNDKWEENCAKMYGGGWWYNNCQSANLNGIYYKEGKYDPGSKVPYEIENGVVWLPFKPADYSLRFVRMLIRPL; encoded by the exons ATGAAGCTCCAGCACTCACTTCTCTTCCTGTGTGTCATATTTTCTACTGCCTGG TCCCAGGATGAGGAGGGTTCAGTTCTGGGCCCTAGAGGACCACGTCCCGCGGAGCACGGTTACAAGGCTGAGAAATGTGCCACAGAAAAGGAATGGCCCTTCTGCACTGATGATGACTGG GGTAGAAAATGTCCATCTGGTTGCCGGATTCAAGGCCTCTTAGATAGCAGCGACCATGAGATACTTACCAAGATTGAAAAAATACGCAAGCTACTAGATGAGGGACGGAAATTGCATCGGTCTGCTGACCAGGTGTCCAAGGATACTTACACCTACCTGAGAGAGCGGCTTCTCTCCAGTGCAG GTGGTGACAACAGGTTCGCTGACTTGGCCGAACAGCTGAGGCAGAGGATTGTTGAGATGAAGATTAAAATTGATCGTCAGCTCAGAGTGTTGGATGCTTTGAAGTCTCAGGTGAAAAAGCAGGTCATCGACATGCAGCGGCTGGAG GTTGACATTGACATCAAACTGCGCAGCTGCAAAGGGTCATGCGCAAAACATACTGAGTTCTCTGTGAACAAGGATGGCTATGTGGCCCTGGAGAAGCAGTTGGATCGCTTGGACAGCATGCGTGTTCAAAGTGTGGAGACAGTCAGTTCCCTGAGGGTCATGAAGAGCAGGCCATTGAAGgatgtagtcctgccctccatctaCAAGGCTGGGCTGACTGGAACAGAGCGAGCTgagcagaggaaacccatgttcAGTGATGTGGGTCAACAGCACCTGTCTCTGGAGGCTGAGGGTTCTACTGCAGAATCAGCTGCCACCGTCAGCAAAGTTCCTACAGGTACAGGCCCAGGTTCATCTTCCAGTTCACATTCTTCCTGCACTAAGACGGTCCGCAAGACAGTGATCCGCACCAAAGATGGTGTCCAGGAGAAGTTTGAAGTGGTGAACACTGGGCCTGGATGTGAGACCCTTGAAGAACTAGGTGTTTCAGACAAAGATATTCTGGCCTCAGCCAAGGAGGGTAAAGATCTGACTGGTGATAGCTTCTCGATAAAAGTGAGTAGTGGAGATTCAAAATCCATTACAACTTTTGTCCGTGGAGATTCAGAACTTGGAGGTTTAGGTGGAGATTTCTTTAAGGGTCTGGGCTCTAGTGACCAAGACCGTAAGTCATCTTCCACCtcaacctcctcctcctcctcttcctctttctcctcgTCTAAAACCATCTTAACTAGTGGAAGCAAGGGTTTCACCTCAGACAGAAAGTCCATCCTATCCACATTCTCGCCTGATATTGGGGATGATCTTGGGGCATTCCTTCAGGGTGATGTAGAAGACGATCTTCCTGACATTCACGCGAGGAGTTTGAAGTCCCGTGATGAGCGCAAGACCGGTTTTGTTGGCGGAG ATTGCGTTGATATCCTGCAGAGCCATGCCACGGGTGGTAGCAGCGGCCTGTTCAAAATAAAGCCAGCGGGGTCGGAGGAGGTAGTGGAAGTTTATTGTGACCAGGTTACAGGTTTGGGGGGCTGGGTTCTGGTGCAGCAGAGAGAGGATGGGTCAGTTAACTTCAATCGCACATGGGAGGAGTACCGGGTTGGCTTTGGCAAGGTAGATGAGCAAGGTAGGGGTGAGTTTTGGATTGGTAATCACATCCTGCATCTACTCACTCAGAATGAAAGCCTACTGAGGGTGGAGCTGCAGGGCTGGGCAGGGCAGGAAGTTTATGCTGAATACAACGTCAAAGTGGGAACAGAAGCAGAGGGTTTCCAACTAAGTGTCTCATCTTATACGGGAGATGCAGGGGATGCACTAGTGCAGGGACATGCTAATATGGGTTCCTTCCTCTCACATGCTGGAATGAAATTTAGCACCTTTGACAAGGATAATGATAAGTGGGAGGAAAACTGTGCAAAGATGTATGGAGGTGGCTGGTGGTACAATAATTGCCAGTCAGCCAATCTTAATGGTATATACTATAAAGAAGGTAAATATGATCCTGGTAGCAAAGTTCCCTATGAGATAGAGAATGGTGTTGTGTGGCTGCCTTTTAAACCAGCTGATTATTCCCTAAGATTCGTAAGAATGTTGATTAGACCACTCTAA